In Janthinobacterium sp. J1-1, a single genomic region encodes these proteins:
- a CDS encoding DUF4080 domain-containing protein yields MTILLSTLNARYTHASLGLRYLLANMGPLQAQTRLQEFVIGAKTTELVERILFNKPRIIGFGVYIWNVEETTKLVAMLKRVAPEVIIVLGGPEVSHEAGEQEIVRLADYLITGWGDVTFPKLCGEILNGPKPLMKIHAGVQAPLAELQTPYSLYTDDDIKHRTLYVEASRGCPFKCEFCLSALDKTAWPFALENFLAEMESLHARGARLFKFVDRTFNLNIKTSLKIMQFFLDKIEANPDDAIYAHFELVPDHLPDALKEGISKFPPGALQFEIGIQSFNPEVQALVSRRQDNQKAADNIRWLCEESNAHLHVDLIAGLPGEDEASFAAGFNKLVALKPHEIQFGILKRLRGTPIIRHTEQFGMVFDPHPPYTILANKHLDFMSMQRLVRFARYWDLVANSGRFANTVQWMLGDAPFENFMDFSNWLYANTDATHRIAMEKLAKLVAQWLQTRGMSALEANALVASDYAGGAKAAHHAAPAEQPKAPPLAAALPQRQARHLAS; encoded by the coding sequence ATGACCATCCTGCTCTCCACCCTGAACGCCCGCTATACCCACGCCTCGCTGGGCTTGCGCTACCTGCTGGCCAACATGGGCCCGCTGCAGGCGCAGACGCGGCTGCAGGAATTCGTGATCGGCGCGAAAACCACGGAACTGGTCGAACGCATCCTCTTCAACAAGCCGCGCATCATCGGTTTTGGCGTATATATCTGGAATGTCGAGGAAACCACCAAGCTGGTCGCCATGCTCAAGCGCGTGGCGCCCGAAGTGATCATCGTGCTCGGTGGCCCCGAGGTATCGCACGAGGCGGGCGAGCAGGAAATCGTCAGGCTGGCCGACTATCTGATCACGGGCTGGGGCGATGTCACCTTCCCCAAGCTGTGCGGCGAGATCCTCAACGGCCCGAAGCCGCTGATGAAGATCCATGCCGGCGTACAGGCGCCGCTGGCCGAACTGCAAACCCCCTACTCGTTATATACCGACGACGACATCAAGCACCGCACCTTGTACGTGGAAGCGTCGCGCGGCTGCCCGTTCAAGTGCGAGTTCTGCCTGTCCGCGCTGGACAAGACGGCCTGGCCGTTCGCGCTCGAGAATTTCCTGGCCGAGATGGAATCCCTGCATGCGCGCGGCGCGCGGCTGTTCAAGTTCGTCGACCGCACCTTCAATTTGAATATCAAGACCAGCCTGAAGATCATGCAGTTCTTCCTCGATAAAATCGAGGCGAACCCGGACGATGCTATCTACGCCCACTTCGAGCTGGTACCCGATCACCTGCCCGATGCACTGAAAGAGGGCATCAGCAAGTTCCCACCGGGCGCGCTGCAGTTCGAGATCGGCATCCAGAGCTTCAATCCCGAGGTGCAGGCGCTGGTCAGCCGCCGGCAGGACAATCAAAAGGCGGCCGACAATATCCGCTGGCTGTGCGAGGAATCGAACGCCCACCTGCACGTCGACCTGATCGCCGGCCTGCCGGGCGAGGATGAAGCCAGCTTTGCGGCCGGCTTCAATAAACTGGTGGCCCTGAAGCCGCACGAAATCCAGTTCGGCATCTTGAAGCGCCTGCGCGGCACGCCCATCATCCGCCATACGGAACAATTCGGCATGGTGTTCGACCCGCATCCGCCGTACACCATCCTGGCCAACAAGCACCTGGACTTCATGAGCATGCAGCGCCTGGTGCGCTTTGCCCGCTACTGGGACCTGGTGGCCAATTCGGGCCGCTTCGCCAATACGGTGCAATGGATGCTGGGCGACGCGCCCTTCGAGAACTTCATGGATTTTTCCAACTGGCTGTATGCGAACACGGACGCGACCCACCGCATCGCCATGGAAAAACTGGCCAAGCTGGTGGCGCAGTGGCTGCAGACGCGCGGCATGAGCGCGCTGGAAGCCAACGCGCTGGTGGCCAGCGACTATGCGGGCGGCGCCAAGGCCGCACATCATGCCGCCCCCGCCGAACAGCCCAAAGCGCCTCCTTTGGCCGCCGCCCTGCCGCAGCGCCAGGCGCGCCATTTGGCGTCCTAG